The following are encoded together in the Cervus elaphus chromosome 23, mCerEla1.1, whole genome shotgun sequence genome:
- the LOC122681654 gene encoding acyl-CoA-binding domain-containing protein 7-like, whose amino-acid sequence MSLQADFDKAAKDVKKLKTRPDDEELKEIYGLYKQSVTGDIDIECPTLLDLKGKAKWEAWNLQKGLSKEDAMSAYISKARELIEKYGI is encoded by the exons ATGTCCCTGCAG GCTGATTTTGACAAGGCGGCCAAAGACGTGAAGAAGCTGAAAACCAGGCCAGATGATGAGGAACTAAAAGAGATCTATGGACTGTACAAACAGTCTGTAACTGGAGACATAGATATTG AGTGTCCAACACTGTTAGATCTAAAAGGAAAGGCTAAGTGGGAAGCCTGGAACCTTCAAAAAG GATTATCAAAGGAAGATGCCATGAGTGCCTATATTTCTAAAGCAAGAGAGCTAATAGAAAAATACGGAATCTAG
- the LOC122681674 gene encoding S-acyl fatty acid synthase thioesterase, medium chain-like isoform X6, with the protein MESRDKAETIRNEKVVNCLYQNRNALFRLVCFPWGGGGSNFFAKWGQDIPNSVEVHAIRLAGRESRLDEPFASDMHQVVDEIACALLPIMQGENFAFFGHSMGSYIAFFTALHLKEKYNLEPEHLFVSSASPPHARLPFLKDDMCVEQIAFLLKEMGGIRDDFVGDEEQSQESFTKVLADLHILKDVICNTHSKTRLSCDITCFSGSEDIPADMEAWKDVTSGNFESFVLPGHHFYLLEPSNTSFIKKYITKSLEISALAS; encoded by the exons ATGGAGAGCAGAGACAAAGCTGAGACAATCAG GAATGAAAAAGTTGTGAACTGCTTATACCAGAATCGTAATGCACTTTTTAGGCTGGTTTGCTTTCCTTGGGGAGGAGGTGGCTCCAATTTCTTTGCCAAATGGGGCCAAGATATTCCTAATTCCGTGGAAG TGCATGCCATACGGCTTGCTGGGAGAGAAAGTCGGCTTGACGAACCTTTTGCAAGTGACATGCATCAGGTGGTTGATGAAATTGCCTGTGCCCTACTGCCAATCATGCAGGGTGAAAATTTTGCATTCTTTGGTCACAG TATGGGATCTTATATTGCTTTTTTTACTGCACtacatctgaaagaaaaatataatctagaaccagaacatttatttgtgtcaAGTGCAAGCCCTCCTCAT GCCCGACTTCCTTTCCTCAAAGATGATATGTGTGTCGAACAAATTGCCTTTTTACTGAAGGAAATGGGAGGCATTCGTGACGATTTTGTTGGTGATGAGGAACAGAGTCAAGAATCCTTTACCAAAGTGTTAGCAGATCTTCACATTTTGAAAGATGTCAT CTGTAACACACACTCTAAGACTCGTCTTTCTTGTGACATAACATGCTTTTCTGGATCTGAAGATATACCAGCGGATATGGAAG CCTGGAAAGATGTAACCAGTGGAAATTTTGAAAGTTTTGTGCTTCCAGGACACCACTTCTATCTTCTGGAACCTTCCAACACAAGCTTCATCAAGAAATACATAACCAAGTCTCTAGAAATATCAGCGCTTGCCTCTTGA